AACAAAAACAAAAGCAGAAACATCCTAGCAACAGACATGTTTTTCGGGGCTGGCAACAGAAGTTTATGAAGTAAAAATGTGCTGCCACCAAAGAGCGAAAGCACTTCTCTTTTTCCGTTTTGACAACTGAACACATTTTTaactattcatatatatatatatatatatatattatatctccTGTTCCTCGAAccggagagagagacagaggggagagaaagagagagaagcggATCGAGGAGATGTTTCGACGGAGAGGGATTCGATCGGAGGAGGAgatagaggagggaggaggggaaGCGGGGACGGCGGAGGAGGAGACGggggaaggggaggaggaggaggggaggtgGGGGAGGATGCTGCCGGAGCTGCTGGGGGAGATCGTGAGGCGAGTGGAGGCCGGCGGGGAGCGGTGGCCGCAGAGGAAGGACTTCGTGGCGTGCGCCGGCGCCTGCCGCAGGTGGAGGGAGGCGGCTCGGGCGATTGTCCGCCCCCCGTGTGAGACCGGCAGCATCACCTTCCCGTCCTCCATCAAAGAGGTGTTCCTCTCTGTTTTCTCCTGATCTTTCTAGTTCTAGGGTTTCCGTTGCCTTTGCCTTTCTCTCTGTCTTTAGGGATTTGGAATAGATCTGGTTTTCTTTTCTCTATTAGGGCATTTGATAAATATTTACCAATCAATACGGTTTTAGATATCTATTCGATCTTTCTGTGTATTGATTTACGATGTGAACGATGTTTGAGCATGCTATGCAGCCTGGGCCGAGGGACTCTCCGATCCAATGCTTCATTAGGAGGAACAAGAACAACTCCACCTTCTATCTCTATCTTGGCCTTACAGAATGTAAGTAGATGCCGCCATCAACCATCTCAGGTTTTCCCATCATAGTGTACAATACATCACTTGCACATATTGGgatctttttttctttaactttcaaAATTCCATTTGTTTATGTTCCTTCAATATCTGAGGTCTGGATCTTATACATGTTATGatgccaaaaaaagaaaaactttgcatTTGTCATGAATTTTGGCTTTTAGGACATGAAGAAAACCCAGCTAACCTTTATGCATAATATTATTGAAACTAGAATCTTAGGGGGAAATTGAGGGGCAAAAGGCATGGGGGTCTGCTTTGGACATTGGTCCATGTTTTTGGTACCATAACTGGCATCAGGGTTGGTGTTTGACTCTATCTAGGAGCTAAAAACAGAGGTGCTTTGGCGCAATGAAAAGAGAGACAGGTTGGAATGTATTTTCCTCTTATTTTGGTGGAGGGATTGGTATTAAAATTCCTGTTTTTTGGTTATTCCAGGCATTAGATCACCTTGACAAATACATAGGTGTCAGATTCCGTAGGTTAATGCACATAAAAGCATGCATGCATCAACTTCGTGGATGTTTGATCTGATGAGTGCTTTCCGACAGTGATTAGGCTGATCTGTGATATCTAGCAGTATCTTTAAAGGTCACTAgcttagaaaaaaatattagtaagcaAATGAAAGTGATAGGACTTGCATGGCACTAAAACCATGTAGTTCTGCATGTAGGTGCGTACATTGTCAACAAATTTGTGTTGGCATTAATTTTTAGATAGTTATTGGCTTGGGTATGATGGTGAAGGGCAAAGTTCGTTGATCCTTCAAGCTTGTCCTGGGGCTTTCTGATGTGATCTTGAGTATCATGTGGAGGCCAAAGTTGATCCATCAAGCTTGTATTGGGGCCTTCCTTTGATATTGTATCACCTAACCTTCTtatatgattttcttttatagAGATTTGTTGAGGCTGAGCTTCTATTTATAGGTTGGTGATACATTAATTTGATAATTTGTTCTCACATTATTCTTTCCATAAATGATACAGAAATCTTGTCTATTTCTAACCGTGACAATACGTAAAGGGGCCATTAATAATGCCATATATTTCTGTTGACTTATTGCTCATTATTTGGTTTCTTCTTGCAGCTTTTACAGATAAGGGAAAGTTCCTTTTGGCTGCTCGACGATTTAAGCATGGAGCTCACACCCAGTATATTATCTCGCTCGATGCTGATGATCTATCTCAAGGAAGTAATGCATATATAGGAAAATTGAGGTTAGTCTTCTCTTTTGATGCCATGCCTCTTATACATTTAAAGAACATATGTAATCCTgtttttcttaaatttgtttaTCTTTGTTTCTTGGTCTTATCTCCAGCAGGGTTAACTATTTACAATATATAGAAATTTATAATATATGATATAGAAATTAAGTATAATATGTTAATTATAAAAGTTCAAATTGATGGCTCATTTCTATAAATACAAAAAATATGAGTAGCTTGTTGTTACAGGGGTAACTAACTCATTAACTTGATTAACCCAAAGTATTAGCTCAAAATGCTTAAACTCAAGCTAATGATAATAGACCCACTCTAGCTTTATAGATCAACTAATTTATTCTCACTTCCAATATAGAAATAAATTGGATGACGATCTCTCTCACTTAAGCGCCTTTCTATACTCGTAAAGGCCTTATACCAAAATCGTTCTAGTATGATTCACATGTTGCTTCATCCTATGATGTGCATCTAAACCTCGTCAACGTGTAAACCTTTCTTATTGGGACTTCTAGCCATGCACAATACAAACTCAATATTGATCCACGCTAATACCAATAGTTGTGACTTAGTCCAATTAGATTATTGATACAGTAACATGATAAGCTTTAACCATTGATCCAAAAAAATTTGAACCCACGTTAATGGAAGTACGCTAAATTAGGGTGTTACAATGAGCTACCTATGAATCTGGCTAGAGGCACATGACTGTGAAATCAGCATTAGTCAGGGTCTCACATGTACCAAGTATGGTTCAATTTTGGCCTTTATTTAGGTCTTGACGAGGACATTAAATATTAAATAGGAGAGACTGCAACACCCTGGTTTAGTTCATCATATGGGAAGTGGGAGAAAGTTTGAGTTGGCCATTAGCAATAGATGAGTCTTAAGCTTAAGCATTTCAGTTAAATGATTCATGTTTAGCAAAGTAATAAAAGTAATTTCATTGGACCAGGTCGTGACACTTGTGATTGGTATATACACCAATAAGTCTGTGAATAATGAAATATGTTCaagttgttgctttgttcttcaccATATGTATCTATTAGGTGTCCCGACTCCCCATAATGTTGGCATCATTCAAGATTAGAAATAATCGGACAAACATATATGTAGCAGAGTTGGTGAGATTGTGTTTATGGCATGGTCATGTATGCCATTATTACTGATAAACATATGCTGATATGACAAAAAGggtcaaaaaagaaaatttttacccTAGATTGAAATGGTAAGAGAAGAAATATACATACCTTGATCCCATTAGTGGCCATCATCTGAACCATCATCTCTGTCCTTGTCTCTGGTCGAAGGTTGGAGGGATGTGTTGAGACACAGGGATGAAGAACTTAAGTCCCAGACATAGAAAGAAATTGCTCAAAGAGAACAAAACTCATTGAATTTGGTCAATTCAGCTTCATTCAGCTAATGAAGTGGTCCATGTCctttcatgaaatttatatttgaaaaacatatcatTGATACCTATAAATATTATCAGATATAGGAGGTTTTATGTGCTGAAACTTTTCTACGGCAATATACCGGCAACCAAGCTCCATACAACTAGGTACTACAATTCATAGACATTTTGAAAAAGCTAGAGTGCTCTGCgatctttgaaaaaaaaagatttatttatttctcATCTTTAATTTTTCCTTGTTAACTTCATTCCTATGATCCATTTTTCCTGTTTGTGGGGCTAAACCTTTCCATTTTTGTGCTTATTCTAGAATCATTTGCTGAAACCTTCTATCGCTTTTTTGTGTATCAAATTGATTCAAATCTTTCCTTTTCGAACACCATATTTAGATTATAAATTCTTGCTCTCATTTTTTGATCAAGTAATGGTCCAAGCATGCATAGACTTCATGTCTTTTAGGGAGGTTACcaaaatatttacatatttgatggAAATTAATATGCTTTTTGTTGGTAGACATAGTGATGTGGGACTTGTTTTGTATGGAAATTGGGTGGTGCACAATTTGTGAatgtactgatgaagataacgcgTTATTTATTTTACAAGATAtgacaaataatatatttatgtggTTGAACTGTACTTTGTGCATACATAACCTTGCCCGGACATATATATTCATATCCAAAAGCATGCCTGATGTGTAATAGTGATTCCCATATTTTCCTTGCAGGTCTAACTTTTTTGGCACAAAATTTAAAATCTACGACAGCCGGCCTCCATACAATGGTGCAAAGGTGTCAAGTAGCCGAGCAAGCAGGCGTGTTGCAAGCAAACAAATCAGCCCACAGGTCCCTGCTGGTAATTTCATAATCGGGCAGGTCTCCTACAAATTTAACCTTCTCAAAAGAGGGCCTAGAAGGATGCACTGCACTCTGCAGTGCCCATCAGCGGCACAGGACACCACGGAGGAAGATTCTTCAAAGCCAAAGGCACACAACCCTGGGGTAACTATCCTGAGGAACAAAGCCCCTCGGTGGCACGAGCACCTGCAGTGCTGGTGCTTGAACTTCCATGGCAGGGTCACGGTGGCCTCCGTCAAGAACTTTCAGCTGGTGGCAACCGCAGATGCCAGCCAACCGTCGGGGATCGGAGATGAGGAGACGGTGCTGCTACAATTTGGTAAGGTTGGGGACGATATGTTTACCATGGATTTCCGTCAGCCACTCTCGGCCTTCCAAGCATTTGCCATCTGCCTCACTAGCTTCGGAACGAAATTTGCATGCGAGTAAACTTGTTCCTAGATGCTTCATCCTGCATGCTGTTGTGTTGTAGCTGCAGGGAGTGGATTTCTCttgctttattttattttctcatcAGGTGgggtgcctttttttttttttttttcctttctttctttcttttgtataaTTCTCTCATGCAAAAGAATGGTCTTTGGTGGTAGAtatacaaatctcttcttttgtttaCCCctcttactctctctctctctcactctctctctgtgACAGTGTCTAGTTTTGTGACAATGATGGCCATAAAACATTCTTGGGAGTACGAAGTGCTGATCCGCTGTTCCAGTACAAACGTATTGCTGTCAACTTGGCCATGTATCAAATAGATGAATTCTTTTGTGATCAAAGAAGACTAATCAGTTTGATGCCATGTATCTCATGCAGCATTAGATCAACTAAGAAGAGGTGAGCTGGGAATTAAATGTtccaaaaaggaaaaagagctgACACATAGGTTAGTTATCTGTTAACAGTCCTTTTGCAATACATATGATCACATTCATCTTTTTCATTTtcaatattatattaaatgagaTGCCACGATAGTGCGATCACTTCCGATCATCAAATACGTCGAATCATCAGTTTTACTCCAACGCATAACTAAACTAGAATGTGGGGTGGGTCCCATTTAAGCACCGCTGATATCGTCGAGAACTATTTCCGATCTCGCCCATTCTTTGATCAAAATTAATCAAAACCAATCCGATTGGATCGCGGTCTGATTTGAAATAATccgatatataaaaaaaattgcaaCAGGAACGGATTGTCTTACATCTTAAAAGTAACAAGGATACGAATGGCAGTGTGCTACGGTTAAACATCATTGGAAGCAGCGTGCGGGTCCCCCCGAACTTGGGGCTGCGCCGTTTCTGCCTCGGTGCACCAGGCTGGCAGACGAGGACGCGGAGGGTCGGAATGAGTACGTTTCTTTCGACACCTTACCCACTTTGCCCCTCACTTCTCTCAGGTTTGCGTTCATTTTTTAGGGGCAATTTTGTAACTCAATTATTCCTTCCACTCCCACCGTCGTCACTAAGAACGACACGTTACAAGCAGTGCTACGCGGCGCCGAACTTGTTATTTCTCCGCTTCTGGGCTTGGTAGGACGCTCTGCGACCACGAAACCAGCGACGGGGATGTTCCGTGTCGATCGGCTCCTCGCCAACACCGGCGAACTCGCACGCCCGGCGCCACCTCACGTGCTCCTCGCTCACCCATCGCCCCTTCAGCCGGCGCCTGTCGCCGCTCCATGTCACCTGCCCCATCCCGTTTTCTCTCGttcaaaccctaaccctaatggtGGCTATCGAACAAGACGAGAACAAGCTGAGGgagaaagaggagaagggaatTTAGATTGGATCGGGAGATGGAAGGGACGGGGGCGGCGCCGTCGAGACCGCGGAAACCGGCTCTGCTGGAGCGAGTTGAAGCGTCGGCGATTGTCGGCGCTTGGGCTGACCGCTACCTCGACCTGAACCGCGGGAACCTCCAGCGAAAGCGCTGAAGATCGTCGACGGCATCAACTCCGGCCGTGGTGCTGGTTGCCGCTGGAACCGCACCGACGTTCAGTGCAAGAACCGGATCGACATCCTGAAGAACAAGTACTGGGTCGAAGAGGTTCGCATTGCCGGCGGCGATGCCGAGAGCCAGTGGCCCCCCTTCTCCCGCCTCGACGCCCTCATCGGTTGCGCGACCTCGGCCGCGAAGAAGCCCCCGTCTCGCCGGTGCTCGCGCTGACGCTCTCTTTCCATCGCAAGTGTTCCCCCGAGGGAAAAGCGGCCGGCCTTCTCCACTACGTTCCTGGGGGCGGCCGGTTCTTCAGGCTCGCGGCCGCAGTGGACGAGGAGGAGGTATTGCGGTCGCTGTCAAGGTCGTCCTCGAGGTCAGGAAGGGGGTGGAAGTGAGGGAGGGAAGGAGAGGGCAATGGGATCCGAGAACGGGCTGGGGCGATCATGAGATTTGCTGAGATCAATGAAGGGTAGAGGAGGTAAAGCAGAGGCAGATGATGCAACTCGAAAGCCAGAAGATGGAGTTTGTTAAGGTGCTGGAACAGATGCAGATTTCCATGGATTCACAGGTGCAGCTTGCGAAGATCAAGCGTGTCAAGCGATCGGACACTGGTGAGCCACACATCTCCTTTTATCCTGTTTATAAtctatatatataagataaatttCGATTTCTTTTCGTTGCAGATACGCTGCAACAGTGAGGAGAGGTACAGAATCATCTTCATTTCCTCATGTGAACTGGTATTTGTTTATTTCTGATTTAATTCGAGAGATATCATGTTTGAATTCCCTCCTCCACCACAATTTTAAGTCTTCGGTGGCTGTGGATATGATCGCTAGAGTTGGGAATGCAGTTTTGACCACTGGAATATTGTCATTGGTTATTCATTTATGCTGATTTTTTTGGTAGCTCTTCAGCTTTGCATATGTGTTGTTTTGATGTGTCAAATCACTAACAGAAAACCTGCTActgttatatgtcaaaagaatttAAAATCTAAGTAGACTTTCTGCTAGAAGCTTTGAATTTTAAATATGTAGTGGAATCATTGCAATCAGACCAAGGCATGTTGTATGTTTTTGTGGAACCAAATGTTCTTTCATGGAAGAAACACTAGCAGCTTTTGGTTTCAATCTTGTGACAACTCCAAGAAaatattgtttttcttttgtaGTTCACAAGGGGATCTCAAAGAGCAGTAGATTATGAATTTAGATGCTACATTTCTAGTGTTGGCATGTAATATGAGGAATACTTCAATCTTGTGACCGCTGCCAGGACATTGTTTTTCTTCAGTAGTTTATAAGGTTGATCTCGAAGAGCAGTCGGTTATGAATTTAAATGctatatttctagagttgaaTGTATTTCAATAGTTTTCAGCTCTACTTAGTTTAAAACTCTTAATTTCTATGATTTGTCACTTTTactcaattttaaaattaatctCAACTAAATTCTTCTCAGTTCCAACTATATCATCAACAAACAAAAATAATGGTGCCCTGCTAAATACTAGGATTTCATAGAGATTCATTATAAATTCATGGGGCCAAACACCCTTGAAACTCCACCCAGGAATTTTTCATCCAAAATATTCTATACTAAAAGTAGCATTATTTAAATCCACCTTCCAAAACCCTTGTTTAAGCTCCATAGCCTATTTAGTATGACAATTTCATACAATTGAACCAAGCACTCTCAaaatttcatcttcaaaatcccaatctcttaattcttctctccaCATTCTGGGACACAAGTTCCAACTGCACCAATGAATTTTCAAATTCTAGAATATACAGATTCTCACTCATGCATCCCATGTTTGACATCTCCCAATCAAACACAAAAtttgattccttttttttttttgcataaactTGGGATTTGGATATTTACTcagcattttttttttgttttgagaaatcctGAGATTTTAAATCCCTATACATGGGACTATGAAAGTTTATCCTGAATAATAGAAAACCTTTTGGGATAGCAAACTTATGAACATCTTGtgatatcaaaatgataaattattgatTACTTGGATAATTTAAAGCCATTGTTATATATTCCAGGGATTCTGAAGCTGAAAAATTGATC
The DNA window shown above is from Musa acuminata AAA Group cultivar baxijiao chromosome BXJ2-4, Cavendish_Baxijiao_AAA, whole genome shotgun sequence and carries:
- the LOC103980536 gene encoding tubby-like F-box protein 1 — translated: MFRRRGIRSEEEIEEGGGEAGTAEEETGEGEEEEGRWGRMLPELLGEIVRRVEAGGERWPQRKDFVACAGACRRWREAARAIVRPPCETGSITFPSSIKEPGPRDSPIQCFIRRNKNNSTFYLYLGLTESFTDKGKFLLAARRFKHGAHTQYIISLDADDLSQGSNAYIGKLRSNFFGTKFKIYDSRPPYNGAKVSSSRASRRVASKQISPQVPAGNFIIGQVSYKFNLLKRGPRRMHCTLQCPSAAQDTTEEDSSKPKAHNPGVTILRNKAPRWHEHLQCWCLNFHGRVTVASVKNFQLVATADASQPSGIGDEETVLLQFGKVGDDMFTMDFRQPLSAFQAFAICLTSFGTKFACE